In Papaver somniferum cultivar HN1 chromosome 1, ASM357369v1, whole genome shotgun sequence, a genomic segment contains:
- the LOC113294593 gene encoding allene oxide synthase-like: MSLNCPHEAENNAEVENNTTVNFPLREIPGSYGKPFFGPLLDRLKYFHFQGKEKYFASRVKKYQSTVFRANMPPGPFISSDSKVVVLLDAKSFPILFDVTKVEKKDVFTGTYVPSTKLTGGYRVLAYLDPSEPNHCKLKQLLFFLFHSRREFIIPEFRTSLCEMFDTLERKVATKGKARFDGLNDKACFNFVCRSFFSTNPADTKLGIRGVPTKILVWILFQISPIASTGLPCFLEEPLFHTCLLPPCLMKQNYKKLYDFFYTYSGWILDEAEKMGIEREEACHNLLFAACFNAFGAMRIFFPILIKWIGCSGVKVHKQLADEIRSAVACHGGNVTVKAIEEMPLLKSAVYEALRIEPPVPFQYATAKKDLVIESHESTFEVKQGELLLGYQPFATKDPKVFDRAEDFVADRFVGVEGEKLLKYVVWSNGPETENTTVENKQCAAKDIVVLVARLLLVELFLRYDTFEVKIHTSPLFPLVTFTSVTKSYDLSLEKQMQ; this comes from the coding sequence ATGTCGCTGAACTGCCCTCATGAAGCTGAAAACAACGCTGAAGTTGAAAACAACACAACTGTTAACTTCCCATTGCGAGAGATACCGGGTAGTTATGGAAAACCTTTCTTTGGTCCCTTACTGGACAGGCTCAAGTATTTCCACTTCCAAGGTAAAGAAAAATACTTCGCGTCTCGTGTTAAGAAATATCAATCCACTGTTTTTCGAGCCAATATGCCACCAGGTCCCTTCATTTCATCAGACTCTAAGGTGGTTGTCCTTCTTGATGCAAAGAGCTTCCCTATCCTTTTCGATGTTACTAAGGTCGAGAAGAAAGATGTTTTTACTGGTACTTATGTGCCTTCCACAAAACTAACTGGTGGTTACAGAGTCCTTGCATATCTCGACCCGTCTGAACCTAATCATTGCAAGCTTAAACAGCTACTTTTCTTCCTCTTTCATTCACGTCGCGAATTTATCATTCCAGAGTTCAGAACAAGCTTGTGTGAGATGTTTGATACTCTTGAACGTAAGGTTGCTACAAAAGGTAAAGCTCGTTTTGATGGCCTGAATGATAAGGCATGTTTTAACTTTGTGTGTCGATCCTTTTTCTCGACAAACCCTGCCGACACGAAGCTCGGTATAAGAGGAGTACCCACCAAAATCCTTGTATGGATTCTTTTCCAGATCAGTCCCATTGCTTCTACAGGTTTACCTTGTTTTCTCGAGGAGCCTCTCTTCCACACCTGCCTTTTGCCTCCGTGTTTGATGAAGCAAAACTATAAGAAGCTATATGATTTCTTCTACACGTATTCTGGTTGGATTCTTGATGAGGCAGAAAAAATGGGAATCGAAAGAGAAGAAGCTTGCCATAACCTTCTTTTTGCTGCATGCTTTAATGCTTTCGGTGCAATGAGGATCTTTTTTCCTATCCTCATAAAATGGATTGGCTGCTCAGGCGTAAAGGTACACAAGCAGTTAGCAGATGAGATAAGGTCAGCAGTAGCATGCCATGGAGGAAATGTTACGGTGAAAGCAATTGaggagatgccattgttgaagtcCGCTGTCTATGAAGCTTTAAGGATAGAACCACCTGTGCCGTTCCAGTATGCTACAGCGAAGAAAGATTTGGTGATAGAGAGCCATGAATCAACGTTCGAAGTTAAACAGGGGGAGCTGTTGCTCGGGTATCAACCATTTGCAACCAAGGATCCTAAAGTGTTTGATAGAGCTGAAGATTTTGTAGCTGACCGGTTTGTGGGAGTTGAGGGAGAGAAGCTGTTGAAGTATGTAGTGTGGTCTAACGGACCTGAAACTGAAAATACAACGGTTGAAAACAAACAATGTGCAGCAAAGGATATCGTGGTGTTGGTCGCAAGGCTTTTGTTGGTGGAGTTATTTCTCCGCTACGATACATTTGAGGTTAAAATACATACTTCACCATTATTTCCGTTAGTGACATTCACTTCTGTTACGAAATCCTATGATCTGAGTTTAGAGAAGCAAATGCAATAG
- the LOC113294587 gene encoding wall-associated receptor kinase-like 14 — protein MIFTETLTLFISIFILFFIKSQSSIPCNRSCGGAAEVPYPFGFSNGCGIQLNCNEIEGIRIHEFKVESITNDTIAIELPESCGRPIRNVKHLFSKNYGLTSQNGLLLGKCRSKLLHKCTEPAAFVETNFKSTGCGNLSCYSNGTNGFMDFENISQSGCKTLFSSIALGHRNSKNLSSSVSLQFQSLQLEWWLEGSCSDKFCSQNSNCTDVVTPSGPGYRCHCQEGFFGDGYRSGEGCRKVSSSCNPSKYMSGKCGGTTRVGVLIGGIVAGAIFMAGLALLCYCFRRRRPTFQRSHKDMKRLLSETMGSCSIPFYTYREIEKATNYFSEDNMLGIGAYGTVYAGIFHNDEWVAVKKIRHRDQDGIEQVMNEVKLLSSVSHPNLVRLLGYCIERSEQILVYEFMPNGTLAQHLQREKGAALPWTVRLTIASETAQAIAHLHSANTPIYHRDIKSSNILLDAKFNSKVADFGLSRVGVGVTELSHISTAPQGTPGYLDPQYHQNFHLSDKSDVYSFGVVLVEIITAQKVVDFSRPQSEINLAALAVDKIGKGCLDDIIDPFIEPNRDAWTLSSVHKVAELAFRCLAFHRDMRPSMMEVASELDCIRHSAWAPVEEGICGASSVGSTCSSVYDESDQKLDGSSVIKKVTESHRLTVSQRVKLVTSIHEVKDSSPVSVHAPWFSEDSSPSSNSLLENVVN, from the exons ATGATTTTTACGGAAACCCTCACCCTCTTTATTTCgattttcattctcttcttcatcaaatcTCAATCATCAATTCCGTGTAACAGATCATGCGGCGGCGCAGCCGAAGTTCCTTATCCATTTGGGTTTTCTAATGGTTGTGGAATTCAATTAAACTGCAATGAAATAGAAGGAATTCGAATCCATGAATTCAAAGTAGAAAGCATAACTAATGATACTATCGCTATAGAGTTACCAGAAAGCTGTGGTCGTCCTATCAGAAATGTGAAACATCTATTCAGTAAAAATTATGGATTAACATCTCAAAACGGGTTGTTACTAGGGAAATGCCGTTCAAAGCTTCTTCATAAATGTACAGAACCAGCAGCTTTCGTTGAGACCAATTTTAAATCCACCGGTTGTGGTAATTTGAGCTGTTACTCTAACGGAACAAATGgttttatggattttgaaaatATAAGTCAGAGTGGGTGTAAGACTTTATTCTCATCGATTGCTTTGGGTCATCGGAATTCAAAGAATCTCAGTTCTTCCGTTTCTTTACAATTTCAATCTCTTCAATTAGAATGGTGGTTAGAAGGTTCTTGTTCTGATAAGTTTTGTTCTCAGAATTCTAATTGTACGGATGTAGTTACTCCTTCTGGGCCAGGATACCGGTGCCACTGCCAAGAAGGATTCTTCGGAGATGGCTATCGTTCCGGTGAGGGTTGTCGGAAAG TTTCTTCAAGTTGCAACCCTTCGAAGTACATGTCAGGCAAGTGTGGGGGAACTACCAGGGTCGGTGTTCTAATCGGAG GCATTGTTGCTGGAGCTATTTTTATGGCTGGCCTGGCTCTTTTATGCTACTGCTTCAGACGTCGTCGGCCCACCTTTCAGAGATCCCACAAGGACATGAAACGACTATTATCAGAAACAATGGGCAGCTGTAGCATCCCTTTTTATACCTACAGAGAAATTGAGAAAGCCACAAACTACTTCTCAGAGGACAATATGTTAGGAATAGGGGCATATGGAACAGTTTATGCAGGAATATTTCACAATGATGAATGGGTTGCCGTAAAAAAGATCCGACATCGCGATCAAGATGGGATTGAGCAAGTCATGAATGAGGTCAAGCTTCTCTCTTCTGTGAGCCATCCAAATCTTGTTCGCCTTTTAGGATACTGTATAGAAAGGAGTGAGCAGATTCTTGTTTATGAATTCATGCCAAATGGTACTTTAGCTCAACATTTACAGAGAGAAAAGGGAGCTGCCCTTCCTTGGACAGTTCGCCTTACCATTGCCTCCGAAACTGCACAAGCCATCGCACATCTCCACTCAGCCAACACACCTATATACCACAGAGACATCAAGTCTAGCAATATACTGTTGGACGCTAAATTCAACTCCAAGGTTGCAGATTTTGGTCTTTCTAGAGTGGGGGTGGGAGTTACTGAGTTATCTCACATCTCAACAGCACCACAAGGGACACCAGGATATCTTGATCCTCAATACCATCAGAATTTCCACCTTTCAGATAAAAGTGATGTCTACAGTTTTGGGGTGGTTTTGGTGGAGATAATAACTGCGCAGAAGGTGGTGGACTTCTCACGGCCTCAAAGTGAGATAAATTTAGCTGCACTTGCCGTAGATAAAATAGGTAAAGGTTGTTTGGATGACATAATAGACCCATTCATTGAGCCTAACAGGGATGCATGGACACTTTCCTCCGTACACAAGGTGGCAGAATTGGCATTTAGATGCCTTGCGTTTCATAGGGACATGAGGCCTTCTATGATGGAAGTAGCTAGTGAACTAGATTGCATCAGGCATAGTGCTTGGGCACCGGTGGAAGAGGGCATCTGTGGAGCATCATCAGTAGGCTCAACTTGTTCTTCCGTGTATGATGAAAGTGATCAGAAGTTGGATGGGTCATCGGTAATCAAGAAAGTGACGGAGAGTCATAGACTAACTGTGTCGCAGAGGGTTAAGCTTGTGACTTCCATTCACGAGGTAAAAGATAGCTCCCCTGTTTCTGTGCATGCACCATGGTTCAGTGAAGACAGCTCACCATCGTCAAACAGTTTGTTGGAGAATGTGGTTAACTGA